Proteins encoded by one window of Aspergillus chevalieri M1 DNA, chromosome 6, nearly complete sequence:
- a CDS encoding uncharacterized protein (COG:S;~EggNog:ENOG410PN3E;~InterPro:IPR021276) codes for MVPAWGCGIIIDSRIPSLCSGTLLFGYWPTASAPVDLKLAGTGLDGHRAETSEHREKIMSAHSDYQVKGHYELPDDDAAVRFTEEQLGQMAWFSLFGAIWQTGYLLNRYTFTSSPEIHLPIGPMG; via the coding sequence ATGGTCCCGGCCTGGGGATGCGGTATTATAATCGACTCGAGGATCCCATCACTATGTTCCGGGACATTGCTCTTCGGATACTGGCCCACGGCGTCCGCGCCTGTGGATTTGAAGTTGGCAGGTACTGGGCTGGATGGCCATCGGGCTGAGACATCGGAGCATCGGGAGAAAATCATGTCTGCGCATAGCGATTACCAGGTAAAAGGACACTATGAGCTCCCAGACGATGATGCTGCGGTGCGGTTTACGGAGGAGCAACTAGGTCAAATGGCTTGGTTTTCTCTGTTTGGCGCGATCTGGCAGACTGGATACCTGCTTAATCGGTATACATTTACGTCTAGTCCAGAGATCCATCTGCCTATCGGTCCCATGGGATAA
- a CDS encoding uncharacterized protein (InterPro:IPR021276) has product MSSNTGPLAFLQVTQVRDVIQDIASPHAHILSEALIFGVVIVDFGGSNAALGKFVDLIQKKEKLQGAGSVVIYVGQEEKVTSNERKPPSEDLQKAFPIVSNIADIRDAVIAKIGRQAYYDDLQANWGEWISDRELTSQI; this is encoded by the exons ATGAGCTCCAACACCGGTCCATTGGCGTTTTTACAGGTTACGCAGGTCCGGGATGTTATCCAGGACATTGCGTCTCCACATGCGCACATATTATCTGAG GCTTTAATTTTCGGAGTCGTGATTGTCGATTTTGGTGGAAGTAACGCTGCTTTGGGTAAGTTTGTAGATTTGAtacaaaagaaagaaaagctgCAAGGCGCTGGCTCTGTGGTTATCTACGTTGGACAAGAAGAGAAG GTCACGTCCAATGAACGGAAGCCCCCGTCCGAAGACCTGCAAAAAGCCTTCCCAATTGTCAGCAACATCGCAGACATTCGAGACGCGGTCATCGCGAAAATAGGAAGACAAGCATACTACGACGATTTGCAAGCGAACTGGGGGGAATGGATCAGTGACAGGGAACTAACATCGCAGATTTGA
- a CDS encoding putative GPI anchored protein (COG:O;~EggNog:ENOG410Q2SI;~SECRETED:SignalP(1-19)) → MQLNTLTALLLLSSTSVLADSIGDSINNIVDGAKGAASTAVDGGRNIASAAVTGAEGAAADVTSEGGNIASQVTGAAGSYLNSASDAAASVTSSLGSEASSATATATSTSGSASASETGSSSGSASASSSFITTTLTNSQGEATATSTSASAADQTTSSSEGAAPQMTGFMGVAGVAGVLGVMAAL, encoded by the coding sequence ATGCAACTCAACACCCTGAccgccctccttctcctctcctccacctccgtcCTCGCAGACTCCATCGGCGACTCTATCAACAACATCGTCGACGGTGCCAAAGGCGCCGCTTCCACAGCCGTTGACGGCGGCCGCAACATTGCCTCCGCAGCCGTAACCGGCGCCGAGGGCGCTGCCGCCGACGTCACCTCTGAAGGAGGAAACATTGCCTCGCAGGTCACCGGCGCCGCAGGCAGCTATCTCAACAGCGCCAGCGATGCCGCTGCGTCTGTGACCAGCTCGTTGGGATCGGAGGCTTCGAGCGCGACGGCGACTGCCACTTCGACTTCAGGATCAGCGTCTGCTAGTGAAACGGGATCGAGCTCGGGTAGTGCCAGTGCGTCCTCGTCGTTCATCACGACTACCTTGACCAACTCGCAGGGTGAGGCTACTGCGACGAGTACTTCGGCGTCTGCGGCGGATCAGACTACCTCTTCTTCTGAGGGTGCGGCGCCCCAGATGACTGGGTTTATGGGTGTTGCTGGTGTTGCGGGTGTTTTGGGTGTTATGGCTGCTCTGTAA